GGTGGTCCTTGGCGTGGGCCTTGAAGTGCTCGGTCAGGTGCTCGATACGCTTGGTGAGGAGGGCGATCTGGACCTCGGGAGATCCCGTGTCCGTCTCGGTCATTCGAAAGCTGGAGATGATCTCGGTCTTGCTCTCACGGTTCAGGGGCACCGCGTGTCCTCCTCCGGCGCCGCCGACCTTCGCGGACGGGCCAGAAATCGAGTCCCGTGCCGAGGCAGTTTCGTCCGCCTCGACCGCGAAACGTACCACAGCCGGCCGGATCGGGCAAGACGCCTAGGCTCGAGGCACCGGCGGCGCGGGAAGGACGACGCGAGGATGGAGCAGGCCGCCGCCGGCCTCGCCGATGCCCAGGAGGCCCGATGCCGGCGAGAGCGCGCGGACCATTCCCGCGGGAGGAGAGCCCGCCGGCAGAGGCACCGGCAGACCGGCGCCGAAGCGGCTGCAGGCGGCCTCGTCGGGCAGCTCGACGGGGGGCGGCTCGAGCGGCATCGCCTCGAGCGGGACGATGGCGTCCAAGAGGCTCGCGGCAGCCATCGCGTCGTCGAGTCGAACCGCTCCCTCAAGGGTCATCGGGCCGATGGCGAGCCGCCTGAGGCCCGCGAGAGCGGCGCCGCACCCCAGGGAAGCGCCGAGATCGCGGGCAAGGGCGCGGACGTAGGTGCCGGACGAGACTTCCGCCACGAGCGTCCACTCATCCGCGGTAGGGCCGGGCGCGAACTCGAGCCGGAAGACCTCGATGGTCGCCGGCGGGGCGGCGACCGCCCGCCCGCTCCTCGCGAGCCGGTACAGGCGCTCCCCGCCGACTCGCCGAGCGGAAACGGCGGGAGGCACTTGGGCGATCCGGCCGACGAGCCGCCCCGCGGCTTCGCGCACCGCGGACGGAGAGGGGAGCTCGCCCCCGTGCCGGGCGAGCACCGCGCCCGTCATGTCGTCCGTCTCGGTCGTCACCCCGAGCAGGATCTTCCCTTCGTAGAGCTTCGGGGATCGCGGGAGGAATCGAACCAACCGCGTGGCTCGCCCGAGAACGAGGGGGAGCAGCCCGGACGCCATCGGATCGAGCGTCCCGGCATGGCCGATTCTCCTCTGCCCGGTGATCCGACGCGCGAGGGCGACGATGTCGTGGCTGGTCGGACCCGTCGGTTTGTCGACGAGGAGCAGCCCCTCAGGGGGCGGGCTCACCGTTCGTCCCCGCCGCTCCCTTCGTCCCCGCACGCGGAATCCACGGGCTTAGGGTCGGCGGAGATCTCTCGGAGCAGCGCGTCCACGCGGGAACCGGTCTCCATCGACGCGTCCTCCTCGAAGTGGAGGTCGGGCGTGTAGCGGAAGCCCGCCTCGCGCGCCAGCGCGCGGCGCAGGAACGGCGAGGCGTGACCGAGAGCCTTCCCCGCGGCCGCGCGTGGGGCGGACCCTCCAAGAACGGAGAAGAACACGCGCGCGTGCTTCAAGTCCGGGCTCATCCGCACGTCCGTCAGGGTGACGAAGCCGATGCGGGGGTCCCGGACTTCCTCTCGGAGCAGACGCGCGAGGATCTCGCGGATCAGGTCTCCCATTCTCGCGGACCGATGCGTCGTCACCGCCACTCCCCGGCCCAGCCTCCCGGACCGCCGTCGGACGCCTCGATGAAGTCGGCCCCCGTCTCGATCACCTCACCCGGAACCTGGCTCTCCGCCTCGCGGTGGATCGCGTCGAAGAGCTGCTCGAGCACCTCGCGCCGGGTGGCGACCGACACCACGGCCATCGCTGCCCGCTGCCAGAGATCGACGTGCTCCTCCATCTCGATCACCGCCACGTTGTGGCGCGAGCGGAGGCGGTCCTTGAGCCGCCTTACGACCTGTCGCTTGTCCTTGAGGGATCGGGCACCCGGAAGGTGGATCTCGAAGGTGTATACGCCTACGGTCATCGCGGCCTACAGCGTCTGCGAGGCCACCTTCTCGACGGTGAAGAACTCGATGATGTCGCCTTCCTTGAGGTCGTTGAAATTCGCGATGCCGATGCCGCACTCGAAGCCCTGCTTGACCTCGGACACGTCGTCCTTGAAGCGCTTCAGGCTCGAGAGCTTGCCGGTGTAGATCACCACGTTGTCCCGGATCAGGCGGACGTCGGCGGTGCGCGCGGCCCTCCCGTCGGTGAGAAGGCAGCCGGCGACCGTTCCGACCTTCGAGATCCGGAAGAGCTGGCGCACCTCGGCCTGGCCCAGCACGATCTCCTTGAGCGTCGGCTCGAGCATCCCGACCATCGCCTGCCGGACGTCGTTCACGACCTCGTAGATCACGGTGTAGAGGCGGATCTCCACCTCCTCCTGCCTCGCGAGCTCGGCGGTGGCACGGTCGGGCCGGACGTTGAATCCGACGATGATCGCATTGGACGCGGCGGCCAGCAGCACGTCGGCCTGGGTGATCGCGCCCGTCGATGCCCGGAGCACGGAAACGCGGATCTTGCCGGACGGCAACTCCCCCAAGGACTTCTGGAGCGCCTCGAGGGACCCCTGGACGTCCGCCTTGAGGAGGATCGGCAGCTCCTTCGCCTCTCCTTCGGCGATCTCCCGAGAGAGGCTCTCGAGCGTCCGCCGGGAGGACTTGGCGAGCGCGGCCACCCGCGCCTTCTCCTGGCGGAACTGGGCGATCTGACGCGCCTTCCATTCGTCGGCCACCGACTGGAACAGGTCGCCGGCGGTCGGCTCGCTGGCGAAACCCATGACCTCCGCGGGGGTCGACGGACCGGCCTCCTCCGCGCGCCGGCCGTTCTCGTCGGTCATCGCGCGCACCTTGCCGAAGGCCGAGCCGGCGATGAACGGATCGCCGACCCTGAGCGTTCCCTGCTGCACCAGCAGGGTGGCGACGATCCCGCGGGCGCGGTCGAGGCGCGCCTCGAGGACCACGCCGGTGGCCAGTTTTTCGGCGTTGGCCTTGAGATCCTGGATGTCCGCGACCAGCAGGATCATCTCTAGCAACTCCGCGAGGCCCAGGAGCTTTTTCGCGGAGACCTCGCAGGCCACCGTTTGCCCGCCGTACTCCTCCACCAGGATGTTGTGATCGGCCAACTGCTGCTTCACCCGGTCCGGCCGCGCCTCGGGCTTGTCGATCTTGTTGATCGCCACCACGATCGGCACGCCGGCGGCCCTGGCGTGATCGATCGCCTCGAGGGTCTGAGGCTTCACACCGTCGTCGGCGGCCACGACCAGCACGACGATGTCGGTGACCCGCGCTCCGCGGGCGCGCATCATGGTGAACGCCTCGTGCCCCGGAGTGTCGAGGAACGTGATCTTCCGGCCGCGCTCGGTCACCTGGTACGCGCCGATGTGCTGGGTGATCCCGCCGTGCTCGGTGCTGACGACGTTCGTGGTTCGGATGGCGTCGAGGAGCGAGGTCTTTCCATGGTCCACGTGGCCCATGACCGTGACCACGGGCGGGCGTGGGACGAGCTTCCCCGGAGCTTCCCCGGCCGTCTCGGCCTCGCCATGGAGGGAGGGCGCGTGCTGAACCTCCTCTTCGAACGACACGATGGCCGCCTCGGAGCCGAACTCCTTGGCGACCTCGATGGCGACCGCGGGATCCAGCGGCTGATTGATGTTGGCCAGCACGCCGCGCGTCATGAGCTTGGCGATGATGTCTTTCGACTTCCGGTTGAGTTTCTCGGCCAACTCCTTGACCGTCACCGCCTCCGACAGGCTGATCTTCTCCGGGACCGGTGGCAGGTCCGGCTTCTGACGTGGCACCGGGGGTGGGATCGGCTCGTCGGCCTTCTTCCGCCGACCCGACGGACCGGAAAGCGCCGGAACCGGGCGGCCCGGCACCGGGGCGCGGCCGGGCAGCGGAGGACGCGGAGCGGCTCCGGGCCTCACGGCTTCGGTGCGGACCAACTGCGGAACCGGTCGCGCCGCCGCCGCGCGGCCGGCTGCCGACGCTGCCCGGATCGCGCTAAGCGACGGGATGCGCTTCGCCGCGAACACCCGCGGGCGCGGCGCCTCGGGCGCCGACGGCACGGCGACGGGTTTCTCGACGTCGCCGGGATGTGGGAGAGAGGCCTCGGGCGCCGGGGGTTCGACGGCGGGAGCTTCCGGAGCCTCCGCGGCGGCCGGCGCGGCCGCGAGGGAGATCTCCGACCCGGGCTCTTGCGGCATCGGCTCGGCCGCGGCAGGTGCGAAACCCTCGACGACGACCGGCTCGGTCACAGCGGCTTCGGGTACTTCCTCTGCGACGGCGCGCCCGTCCACGTCCGCACCCCTGAACGTCGCCTCCTCGGCGAGGCGCTGCTCGTCCTGGCGCCGTTCCTCGAGAAGGCGTTTCTTCTCCGCCTCGATGGCGGCCGTGAGGCGGCGGCGAACCAACTCGGCCGTCTCGACATCCAGGGCGCTGAGGTCGGACTTGACCTCCCGCCCCATGCGATCCAGGAGCTCCAGGATCAAGGCGCTCTGGACCTTGAGCTCCTTCGCGAGCTGATAGACCCTCATCCCGGGCATTCGGACTCCGTTCGCTCGTTACGCCCCGTCCCCGGCACCGGTTTCGGGCCCTTCCGCGGGCCCTCCCCCCTCGGACGCGGCGGCATCCTCGTGCTCCGATCCGTCCTCGGCGAGAGGCTCGTCGGTCTCCGCCGCGGCGGCCGCTTGCGCCTCCGCCTCGGCTTCGGCGGCGGCCCGGGCCTCCGCCTCGGCTTCGGCAGCCAGGCGGGCTTCCAGGGCGACTTCGGCCGCGTCGTGGATCGTGATCGCGGTCTTCTCGCCGATCCCCTCGATGCTCGTCAGGTCTTCGAGCGAGGCGAGGGCCACCTCCTCGACGCTCCGGAATCCCGCGTCGAGGAGACGCGACGCGATGGCCGGACCGATACCGGGCAGGCTGGCCAACTCGCGGCTCGCCTGCGCCATCCGCTCCATCTCCGCCTCGACCTCCGCCTTCTTCTCCGCCTCGCTCTTGATGTCGAGCTTCCACCCCACCAGCTTGCTGGCCAGGCGGACGTTCTGTCCTTTCTTCCCGATGGTGAGGGACAGCTGGTCCTCCGAGACGATGACTTCCATCTCTCTCGCCTCGTAGTCCTTCGCGGTGACGCGATTGATCCCCGCGGGGCTCAGCGCATTGCGAACGTAGTGCGACGCGTCGTCATCGTATTGGACGATATCGATCTTCTCGCCCCTGAGCTCGCGGATCACCGCCTGGACGCGCGATCCTTTCATCCCGACGCAGGCGCCCACCGCATCCACGTCCCGCTCCTTCGAGCGCACGGAGACCTTGCTGCGCTCGCCGGCGTCCCGGGCGACGCTGACGATGCTCACCGTGCCGTCATAGATCTCCGGGACCTCCATCTCGAACAGCTTCTTGACGAGCAACTCGCTGGCGCGGGAGAGGGTCAGCTGCGGCCCTTTTCCCTGCCGCTCCACGTTCACGAGCACCGCGCGGATCCGGTCGCCGGGGTTGTAGTGCTCCGCCCGCGACTGCTCGCGCCGGGGGATCACGGCTTCGGTGCGTCCCAGGTCCACCATCATGTCGCCGCGGTCGAAGCGCTTCACCTGGCCCGTGAGCAGCTCGCCGATCCGGTCGCCGTACTCGCGCCAGACCAGCTCGCGCTCCGCCTCCTTGACCTTCTGGTAGATCACCTGCTTCGCGGCCTGGGCGGCGATCCTCGTCAGCGGCAGCTCGGCCTGCTCCTTCACCGTTTCGAACACGGTCCCGATCTCGGCGTCCGGCCGGAGCCTCTGGGCCTCGTCGAGGAGCATCTCCGTGACGGGATCCTGGAAATCCTCGTCCGTCACGACCGTCTGCCGGGAGAAGAGCACGAAATGACCCGTCTCGCGGTCGAATCGAGCCCCGAAGTCCTCCTTGCTGTGGTAGTACTTGCGCGACGCTGCGGCGTACGCCTCCTCCACCGCCTGGATGATGATCTCGGCGTCGATCCCCTTCTCGCGACCGATCTGCTCGATGGTCTGGTAGAGTTCGCTGCTCATGGAAGCTTGACTCTCCGATCTCCGAACTGCCTGCACCCGCACCCCCGAACCGGCGACGTTCCGCGGAATCCCACGGCCCCGAACCGTCGGACCACAACAACCCCCGCGAGCGTCGCCCTGCCCCGCGCGCCCGTGCTTTTCAGGACGATGACCCTCCAAATATACCACGCCGGTCCCGTCTTCTTCGCGGTCGCGGCCCGTCCGGCGTCTCGTGGAGATCGGCCTCCACGTCCTGCCGCGCCGCCAGGATCTGGCGCCGCGGTAGTGCGATACCGTCACCGGCGCGCGCTTCGAGAATCACCGCTTCGCCCTCGAGGCCTCGCAGGACGCCACGGAAAACACGGGTCCCGTCGATCTCCTCCGTGGCCTCGATCACGATTCGCCGGCCGGTATTCCTGCGGAAATCGTCATCCGTGGCGATCGGGCGGTCGATCCCGGGGGACGATACCTGGAGGTCGTAGGAGTCCCCGATCAGCCCGGCCGCGTCGATCTCGCCCTCGATCTCGTGGCTCGCGCGCTCACAGTCGTCGAGCGAGACCCCCGGCAGGCCGGCCCGGTCGATGTCGATCCGGAGGAGGGAGTACTTCCCCTGCCTGCGGAAGACGACGTCGACCACCTCGAGGCCGAGGGACGAGGCCACCCCCGCCGCCATCCGGCGGACCTCCTCGACGATCCTTTCGGCCGACCCAGGCACGAAAAACCCCCGGACGAAAAAAAAAGTGGGCCTGAGCCCACCTTTCGAGCGGTCCAGCGCGAGGAGTTTACTCCAATCGTCGTCGGCGCCGCAATAGGCATCCCGTGAGGTT
This sequence is a window from Terriglobia bacterium. Protein-coding genes within it:
- the rpsO gene encoding 30S ribosomal protein S15; this encodes MPLNRESKTEIISSFRMTETDTGSPEVQIALLTKRIEHLTEHFKAHAKDHHSRQGLLKMVGKRRRLLDYLKRKDFERYQRIINRLGIRK
- the infB gene encoding translation initiation factor IF-2 translates to MPGMRVYQLAKELKVQSALILELLDRMGREVKSDLSALDVETAELVRRRLTAAIEAEKKRLLEERRQDEQRLAEEATFRGADVDGRAVAEEVPEAAVTEPVVVEGFAPAAAEPMPQEPGSEISLAAAPAAAEAPEAPAVEPPAPEASLPHPGDVEKPVAVPSAPEAPRPRVFAAKRIPSLSAIRAASAAGRAAAARPVPQLVRTEAVRPGAAPRPPLPGRAPVPGRPVPALSGPSGRRKKADEPIPPPVPRQKPDLPPVPEKISLSEAVTVKELAEKLNRKSKDIIAKLMTRGVLANINQPLDPAVAIEVAKEFGSEAAIVSFEEEVQHAPSLHGEAETAGEAPGKLVPRPPVVTVMGHVDHGKTSLLDAIRTTNVVSTEHGGITQHIGAYQVTERGRKITFLDTPGHEAFTMMRARGARVTDIVVLVVAADDGVKPQTLEAIDHARAAGVPIVVAINKIDKPEARPDRVKQQLADHNILVEEYGGQTVACEVSAKKLLGLAELLEMILLVADIQDLKANAEKLATGVVLEARLDRARGIVATLLVQQGTLRVGDPFIAGSAFGKVRAMTDENGRRAEEAGPSTPAEVMGFASEPTAGDLFQSVADEWKARQIAQFRQEKARVAALAKSSRRTLESLSREIAEGEAKELPILLKADVQGSLEALQKSLGELPSGKIRVSVLRASTGAITQADVLLAAASNAIIVGFNVRPDRATAELARQEEVEIRLYTVIYEVVNDVRQAMVGMLEPTLKEIVLGQAEVRQLFRISKVGTVAGCLLTDGRAARTADVRLIRDNVVIYTGKLSSLKRFKDDVSEVKQGFECGIGIANFNDLKEGDIIEFFTVEKVASQTL
- the nusA gene encoding transcription termination factor NusA encodes the protein MSSELYQTIEQIGREKGIDAEIIIQAVEEAYAAASRKYYHSKEDFGARFDRETGHFVLFSRQTVVTDEDFQDPVTEMLLDEAQRLRPDAEIGTVFETVKEQAELPLTRIAAQAAKQVIYQKVKEAERELVWREYGDRIGELLTGQVKRFDRGDMMVDLGRTEAVIPRREQSRAEHYNPGDRIRAVLVNVERQGKGPQLTLSRASELLVKKLFEMEVPEIYDGTVSIVSVARDAGERSKVSVRSKERDVDAVGACVGMKGSRVQAVIRELRGEKIDIVQYDDDASHYVRNALSPAGINRVTAKDYEAREMEVIVSEDQLSLTIGKKGQNVRLASKLVGWKLDIKSEAEKKAEVEAEMERMAQASRELASLPGIGPAIASRLLDAGFRSVEEVALASLEDLTSIEGIGEKTAITIHDAAEVALEARLAAEAEAEARAAAEAEAEAQAAAAAETDEPLAEDGSEHEDAAASEGGGPAEGPETGAGDGA
- the rbfA gene encoding 30S ribosome-binding factor RbfA, whose protein sequence is MTTHRSARMGDLIREILARLLREEVRDPRIGFVTLTDVRMSPDLKHARVFFSVLGGSAPRAAAGKALGHASPFLRRALAREAGFRYTPDLHFEEDASMETGSRVDALLREISADPKPVDSACGDEGSGGDER
- the truB gene encoding tRNA pseudouridine(55) synthase TruB gives rise to the protein MSPPPEGLLLVDKPTGPTSHDIVALARRITGQRRIGHAGTLDPMASGLLPLVLGRATRLVRFLPRSPKLYEGKILLGVTTETDDMTGAVLARHGGELPSPSAVREAAGRLVGRIAQVPPAVSARRVGGERLYRLARSGRAVAAPPATIEVFRLEFAPGPTADEWTLVAEVSSGTYVRALARDLGASLGCGAALAGLRRLAIGPMTLEGAVRLDDAMAAASLLDAIVPLEAMPLEPPPVELPDEAACSRFGAGLPVPLPAGSPPAGMVRALSPASGLLGIGEAGGGLLHPRVVLPAPPVPRA
- a CDS encoding DUF503 domain-containing protein, translated to MTVGVYTFEIHLPGARSLKDKRQVVRRLKDRLRSRHNVAVIEMEEHVDLWQRAAMAVVSVATRREVLEQLFDAIHREAESQVPGEVIETGADFIEASDGGPGGWAGEWR
- a CDS encoding ribosome maturation factor RimP, with product MPGSAERIVEEVRRMAAGVASSLGLEVVDVVFRRQGKYSLLRIDIDRAGLPGVSLDDCERASHEIEGEIDAAGLIGDSYDLQVSSPGIDRPIATDDDFRRNTGRRIVIEATEEIDGTRVFRGVLRGLEGEAVILEARAGDGIALPRRQILAARQDVEADLHETPDGPRPRRRRDRRGIFGGSSS